The nucleotide window AGTTTAAACGGTTTTCGTTTCCAAGTACTCGCCTTGTGTGATCTTTCAATAATTACCTTTATACTACCTGCAATTATATATTAAACCGCACTTAAACAGGTGTAAAATTAAAGTTAACGCGATTTTAACTTATTTCTAAATCAAAATGCTTTTCAATCACGTTGATTATCCTTCCACACCCTTTACTTTAGCTTAAACTCGGTAAATGTAAAATGATTCCACACGACCAGCCAACTGTTAAATGCTAATCTATTAAGCCTCAAACCGCCTGTAAAAACAAATCCTGATACTGCCAAATCAAGTTTCGTTATTAACCAGTTCCCACAACTAGTAATTATTGTTCAGATAGACTAGTACTAAAGGTTTGTTGTAGTTTTTTATATACAGTGCtaagaaaatttttatcTATACCCGATTGGGTATAGCAAGCTAATTCGTTTGCGCGTTCTCGTGTCTAATGACTAATGCTTATCTGATTATGTCATGGGTTGGTCACGTGCTCTGTTATGTAAGGAGTGACTTTCTCGGCTGAGGAGGTTGGATTCAAGTGGTGTTCAAGAGGCTTACAAAGACCAGTTCTTAACCCGGCGCTGGCGATATCATAGCTCATACTTACGTCAACGTACAGATTTGCTCTGAATGAGTTAGGATACACGTGATCAACCCAGTTATGTCACGTGGATATCACTGTAAACGAATGATTGCAACACATCGCAAGCGAAGTTTTCGGTTCATATGTAGACAGGATGGAGGAGCAGACGATTCACAGAATCGGAGTTTTATTCCTTAGGAACCAGTCTATACGATCGCTTGAAGGCTATTGAGATATTGAAATTGGCATGTTGCCGTTATATTTGCTTACCAATGCGAAAGGGCAGGAAATGTTCATAGAGTTGAAAAATGGAGAAACTATTGAAGGCAAGTTGACAAACGTTGATAATTGGATGAATTTAACTCTCTCAAATGTAATTCATACAGCATCTGATCAGTCCCTACAATTACCAGAAATTTATCTTCGCGGTTCTTTCATAAAGTACATCAAGTTGCAGGATGATATTATTGATAAGGTAAAACAACAACTGAACAGTGGTAAGGACGGCAATAACAGTGGGGGTGGTTCAAATCAAATGAGAGATAGAGACAGTGGAAGAAGGTTTACTAGCAGACGGGAGAATGTGAATAGCAGTGGCGGAAGAGCCCATCAGGATTATCAAAGGAAACGAGGTGGTGGAAACTTCCAAAGAAGAGACGGACAGTATAATAGCAATAGTAATCGTCGCTCGAGGCAACCTCAAAACAATGGCCCACAGGGCTCGCAGACTAACAATGGTTCAGGTGGTTTTATTCAGTATCATCAGTCTCAGTATACCTTTTAAGATGATAATGAAGTGGTCAGTTAAAAATGTACAAGCCGTTAAAAGATTTTTAAGCCTCTTTAGTCTGTTGACCATATAAACGTAGCTATTATTGCAGGTGACTAATAACTAGTGCTCTCCGCATTTTGAACTTAATCTTACATTTACGAATTTCGGTTAAAGAGAGTGGCAGTTGTACTGCCGTTCTTTTGGGAGGTTATTTATCATTCTATGTAAAAACCAACAGCAGGCTAGATAGCCGATAGCGCCTGAGCTACACCACCACAATGCACTGAGGAGAGTGCTGTAAGCGATGTACATAAAAATACTAGTAAAGTCCGTGTAGTTTAAGATAACAAGGCCATGATAAATGCAGTATGCCAGCACGTACCATGCAGATGCGCCGCTGGCGAAGAAAGTTCTCCATCTCCACGAGTTGAGCATATTAAAAACTCTCGCCCACCGTGAACTGCCATTTTTGCTGTATTGCAGATCCGTCCTGTGAACTAACTGCAAGTAGATGGATGCTATAGACGTTCCCGCAATTACAATTGAGAGTATACCGACCTTGGCAAAAATGAATGCGATGGTGGGGTATATTGAAGTCAGCATCGACGCTGTGTGTTTTGAGAAGTAATTCAACTCTAAGTAGAGCAATGCAAATGGAATCAGTCCAGTAAACAGCTTACAAGAGAAAACATTCAAGAGCCATATTGGCGGCTTTTCTTTTGGATGAATTGATTGTCTATGGTTTTCGTAATGGAAATTTGACAGGAAAGATGATTTCTTTAAGTGGAAAAGGTCTGGCGGTAACTTTAAAAATGCAAAAGGAACACTACCATGCCACTTGACTGCAACCAAAGAAATTACTATGCAAATAATGGAATAAATGGTCAACATACAGGAGTCCTTCAGAAATGGAAATCTCCACGGCGTACCTTTTGGTAACCATATAATAACATTAATAATACACATGAAACAAAGGACTGAAATAGGCATGCAGAAGCCACATTTAATACCTAATTTGGTTAccttttcttcattattCAGTACTTTACCCGATAAAAGTCGTGCAACTTTAGCTGCTGAAATAGGACCTACGAAAATGAATAGAGTAGCCATAACAGTGGCTAACGGGTGTATACTGTGGATTCTCCTTATGGGTGCTAAAAAAAGGGAATAGCCTAAAAAAGCAAATGTTGCATGAGTACCCACTGCAACAAGAGTATTCAGCAGAAGTGGGAAGCGAGACCCCAGATTAACCCAATCGGACGCTATGGCGCCAGCCCTGTCGTTACGTTCAATGCGACGCAGCATCATCTTAAAGCCGACCGTCAGGGCCATTAGAAGTACGAAGGTGAAACTTATAACAAGCCAATGCATGAAGCCGGATTCACCATGTCCAGCTATACTCTGAGTAATGTAGTAACTCTGCCTATTTTCCCAATCAACCTTAAGATCTTCCCTCCAGTAGACGGAGTAAGTAAATGGGATAGTAACCGCCTCTGACGTTGAAGGATTAATTTCAAAATGCTCGTAGTCTTTCGAGCCTCCTGGGCATGTTTCATCAGACACTGACTTCGGGTATACTTCAAATCCAATGATGGTATTTTTGTTGAAATCTATTGAATGGTATCGCACAACAATCATAACATGGTTATTTATGTATGCCGCGCCAGACTCTATATCAATATAGCCGAGTGAGAAGCCCGGATCATAGCGCTTAGTGTTGGTCTTTGAAGAAATATATGTGGTAGATGCTGGAACTACCCCGTCAATGAGCCAATTCACCTTGTAATTCTCGCGGATTAGCCGCTCTATGTTCCCTAACTCTTCTGGTTTTACCGTTCGCGTACATAGCACCCTACATGCATCATCTTGGTCAAAAGTCAGCTCATACCCACTATGGTGAATACGATCTCCCCTAAAGATCTCTTCTATCGAGCGATATAAAGGATGCTGTCTATTAGAAGGGCACGTGAAAGGTAATCCCTCATACCCGTATTGTTTGCCTCCTTGGAACCGCTCCAGCTTATTAACTATCACCTCGACCTTATCTCCTGTTTTATAGATATGCTTCGTCATATAAATGGAGCCACCATGCTTAAGAACCCAACACAGCCCCTCATACGAACGTTCCAATAGCAAGAACAGCAAGCAAATCTTCAAAGCAGTGAAAGCAGTCTTTCTCCACGATAACGGAAGTTTTAATTCTTTAAACCGCACCTTCATAGCACCTAAAGCAACTTAGCAAATAATCTATGTCGCCTAATGATTGTTCTTCCACCCTAGCTAAATGCACTCCACTATAATATCACAACTATAAAGAAAACTGATGTTCTTCCCCGCTATATTAGCAAAGTCAGTTTAAGCTTCTAATGCGCCGAATAGCAATCCCACCTAAGGATTCACCCAGTTGCTATGTTACTATTGCCTATATACGTTCTCCGCCCTTTCTAAGCTGCCTTTTTCAATTAAGGATTCCTTAGATAAACTAACCGCCACCTAGAATCCTACGGGCATAAAATACAGATGAAGCTAATTCAAAAGACATTAAGGCTTGTAGAATAACATTTTGGTACATTGTTCTTTACTCAAAGATTAGGGATGGCTTATAAAATCTACAGCATCACTATAGTAGTGGTGTTGATGCGCGACCTTAATTCCTTTACACTGAAGTCAGCAGCTTACGGAATAAACCCACAACAGTATGATCTACGTTTAAATAGGATTATCGGATGAAGATTGAAACTCTCGGATATATAGTCTAAACAACGTCCCTTTATTTATAGAGCGCAGCGTGCGTAAGACGTTCGGGACATGAAATGTTAGAAACAAACAACCAAACAAAGAACACCAGTTGCAATAGCGAGCAGTGGACCAAGCATCGGAGTTGCGCAGAAGCAGTTGTTTCAGTACTAAATCCGGAAGATATTTTGATCGATATTTTAATCACGTGATATGAGGGGTGAGCTGCCTGAATCAAATCATATTGAGTACTCCACAAAGAAACTCTATAAACGCACCATAAGCCGAACAACACAGTGTAAGTCAACAACGATACAGCAAGGATGTCAGCTGTTCTGCAGGAGACAATCTCACAACTAAAGCATTTGGTCATAACCCATATTCAGCAGTTGAATTATGATTCTGCGGAGTTCTTTTCCGAGTTGTTGTATGCAGACTGCTCCTGCATTAACAACGACAACAGCACGGGAGGGAGCGGCTCAGAAGAGAGCCAGAACCGGTTAGACTCGATGTATTATTATGCTTTGGCTTTGTATTTACAGGGGGACTACCATTCTGCTATTCATGTGATAAAAGATTCACTAAGATCTCATCTAGGTTGTGCTTACATCTACGCGAGATGCTGCTTGAAACTTGGAAACCATTACCAAGAGGCTATTCAATCGTTACTCATGTTGCAGGATTATTGGCAGAATGGCGTTGTTAACAATACCGAGCTTTACATGTATCCTGACAAAGCAACGATACTTTCTGTTTTAGGGCAACTATCGTTAAAGTCACACCAAGATAAAGAATCTGTAAATTTCCTCTCACAATCGCTATCGACCAACAGCTACCAATTGGAACCACTTTCCATTTTATTTGAAATCAGGGCAGATCTTCAAACTGTCAAGTTGTTCAAGCCTGTTAAGAAGTCCTGGAAATCTAAGCACTTGAGGACTTCAAACATCATATCTAAACCTCAAACTCCGTTTAAAATACCGTCGCGCTTGACCACTTCCACTGTTGCAGCGGCTCCTAACCCTTTACTCTCGACCTCCAATGTGATAGTTTCTACATCGCCATCTATGATGAGACGTTCCAAGTTTTTGAATTCAAGTGGTAATTCTCACAACCCTACTTCGAATAATAACAACAGCAACGCGAATAACAGTAATATTAATAATTCTTTGACGACAACAGCTAGTTCTACTGCTACTGctaataataataataataataacgTCCAACAGTCTACCCCCCCTTCAAAATTACTGAGTATTGATAATAATAACACTGCTAGTGCTACTCACCCTAACACTAACACAAATACTAACAATAAAGCAACCCCtgaaaacaaaactttCACATCACAAGTTCAAATTCTTTCACACAATCAGCAAGTGCATAAACCTTTAGACCAATTGATGTACTGGATGATGAAAGCTTACAAATCCTATTATAGATACGATTCCTATAGGGCTATTAGATTATTGAACGAACAGATTCCGATACATATTTTGCAATCGATGCCTTGGTGTTTATCATTGTTGTCTCGCTTACACTTTGAAATTCAAAATCATGACATGGCTCTTTCGTATTTTAATAAGTTACGTCGTTTGCAACCTACTAGGTTAAAAGACATGGACATTTATTCTACCCTTTTATGGCATTTGCATGACAAGATCCGTTTAGCTAACTTATGCCATGAGCTAATGGCACAGGATGACAAGCACGCTATAACGTGGTGTTGTTTAGGAAATTTATTTTCCTTGAATAGAGATCATGATGAAGCGATTAAGGCATTGAAGAAGGCTACAAGTCTAAATCCCCAGTTTGCATATGCATATACTTTGCAAGGTCATGAGTATTCCAATAATGACGCTTTCGACAACGCAAAAATGTGTTACCGAAAGGCATTGGCAATCAATCCAAACCATTACAATGCCCATTATGGTTTAGGTATGTCGTGTATTAAGTTGGGCCAATATGATGAGGCTTTACTCCATTTTGAAAAGGCTCGTTCAATTAACCCTGTAAATGTGATACTGAACTGTTGTTGTGGCGTTGCCCTTGAAAGGTTAGGTCGCCGTGAAAAAGCTCTTGACTTTTACCAATTAGCATGTGAATTACAACCAAACTCGTCATTAGCATTATTTAAGAAATCTCAACTTTTATTCAACTTGGGTCAATATAGTAATGCACTACAAAATTTTGAGAAACTAGAGAAGTTGACCCCCAACGAGGCACCAGTTCACTTCTTATTAGGACAATTGTATCAAATAGTTGGAAGAAAGAAGGATGCAATAACACAATTCACAATTGCTATGAATTTGGATCCAAAGGGTATCCAATTAATTAAGGAGGCATTAGAAAAATGTCATGAGCAAGGATGATGaataaataaatattgCCACGATAGCAGTTATTAtgatattaatattatattTTTAGAAAGAAAATAGATATATTATTTAAATATCATATTCATCGGCTACTTTCTTCATATATATCTATGTATATAAAAATACTCGTTTTTCGGACAATATAGCATAATAGCTTTCAATCTAAGAAATTAGTATAATACAAACTTTCAACACAATAGCCATTTTAAAAACTCAAATCCTGTCCCCTAAGAACTTTGGATCAAGGCCTAAGTACCCACCAACGTTATTGAGTGCTGAAGTAGGCTGTTCAAAACTAAACCGAAATTGCTGCGAATTTTTTCCTGTTGCTGTACTTGCTGAAGCAGTTGGTGAGTCCATATCCATGTAAGACGGCATGGTGGAAGAATAATTAATCTTGTTATCATTCACGCCGACATTAGTATTGCTTAGGCTTCGACGATTTTGTGAAGAACTAAAAGAACTAGAGCCGTTTAATGTATCTTCCGCTTCTAAACGGCGATTTTGTTCCCAATACATCTCCTCCGAATCCTCTTGGTTCAACATGCTTTCATCCCTCTTGTATGTTTTTTCCAAGGCTTGGGAGAAAAGTTCTTGGGCTCTTGACAAAGAAACTGTAGGCGTGGCGCATGAACTGATCACGGGAACAGTAGTATCGACATCAATCGTTGCTTTCATTAGCGCAGCCATCCAAGTTCTCATTTCTTCTTTGCTTTCAACAGCGAAGTAATGGATCTTAGGTTGTGTGAATGTCAATCCTTTTCTGGAGCCAGGAGCAGGTGGGACCAATTTAAAACAGTAACGACCCTTGCCTACGCTGGCAGCATATAGTGCCACAAATTTATCATCTTCCTTAGCAGGTAATACCCTGTGGGAAGTAATATCAATCAACCCTCGTTCTCTAGTATCCgaaatatttgaaaaatacGATAATCTGGTACCATGTAGGGTGAAGAATCTATTTTTCCACACCCCCATAGTACCTGCGCCCTTCTTACTCATCCATCCGGAGCAATCAGCATCTTTAATGGAATCGTCAACCGAAACGTTTCTGATTCCACCAGTAAAGGCAGATGTTTGCTTCTTAGATAGACTCTTGCCGCCGTTGAGTCTTTTCATAGACTTTACCGCATCACTTAGAGATCTTTTAGAGTCCTTTGTACCGCTTCTTTCAGTAGACAGAGAGGTCTTGCTCGTGAGCTCTTCCCGAGCATCGAAATATTTGTTAACTGGAACACGTTGCTCTTTAGCACTCACGGACCTTCTCTGCTCCTCACTACTCTTCATATTAAACGTTGTTAGTCGCTCTTTAGATTTAGAACTCTCATCTTCAGTAGGAACTTTCTCGACCTCGTAAACATCTGAAGTAACGTCTGCCGTTGAGGCCTTCTTGAAACTTCTGGTACTGTCAGCACTGTAGTTGTTATCAAAGACACCTAATTTCAAGTCCGATAAGGATCCACGTCTAGACATCTGCGGAGTCGACAGAAGCGCATCTTGCGATGGGGGAAATTGGTCCTTTTCTCTACTTATGAAAGCAGGAATTGAAGAGTTCCTCCTGTGTTTTGTCTGAGGATCAGTTGTAACTGTGATGCTAGGGCGGCTCTGAGTGCCAGAAGCATTTGCTGAATGAGCATAAATACTAGATGTAGGCCTATCGCTCGATGGTACCTCCGAGTTATCGAAGGTTTCCACAGCATCATCAGTTGGAGATGATAACAGCGAAATCCTGTTAAACAGTTCTACGAAAGAACCGCTggattttgattttttatGTTTCCGTAAAATAACTGGAGGTGCGGAGGAACCAATGGTTTCCATCTTGGTTTCGGATTGCAGAGAGGACGCATAAGGATTAGGTAGTTCTGTAGTGTCCATATTGTCGATGTTTGCTCCCTCATTCTGCGTCCCCTGTATACGCTTTCCAAAACTATTTCCTAAAGAGGATGGAGACTGAACCGTTTTCAGTACGTTTTCATTTGATGAACTTCCATTCTTCTGGAAAGGAGAAATTCTGCCCAATGGTGAAGAAGGTGAAAAGGTGGACCTATTAAAAGCAGGCGACTTTGGTGGCTGTACAGGAGAGGGGTAAGAAGGTGGGATCGGAGCCCTACGAGGAGACAAAAATGTGTCATCGACTGCACCATCTTCCAGTGGAACTATCATAGATGACCTTAACCGCGGAGTATTAGCAAAGCTGCGCATTTGCGGAACAACATCACTAGCCTCCCTCAGTCTTCCAGGTTCATCTAAGCGTAGAGTTGCAGATCTTCTATTCCACAGTTGACTAGGTGTAGTGTTCAGTTTCAGAGGCAGGGCTGGTATGGGCTTCTCCTGGACAGGCATTAGATTCTCTTCTTTGTCTGAGGTTACTTCTACTCTACGAGTCTCCTGTATGTGCTTCAGCGGTGCTGCATCCAGCAACTTAGGTGATTTATTATACCCACCAAAGGCGTTTCCAGCGTCTCCACGCTGAGCCAGATTGCTGTTCTTGTTTGAAACCTGCTCCTTTATAGCCTCGATTCTTTTGTGAAGTTCAAAACGTGTTCCGAATGAGGTGATATCAAGTTCCTTCAAATGCGCTAACTCGAGCTCCAATAATATGGCTCCAGTAACTTCGTGCTCCTCGAACTTGGAGGCATACTTATCTTCAAACCCAACGGATCGCATATACTTCGCAACCTGCTCTGGTGACCACGATAGAGCGTCGCCAGGGTTTAGGGCTTCGTCCTTGCTTTCTTCAGCTTGGTTAACTTCCTGACCATGCGATGATAAGGAACCGCGCTCGTAGTTAGTCAGCGTAGTGTTCCCACTGCTTGAACCCTGCGCAAACGAAACATTCACATCATTAAGTGACTCCCCTCGTAACTCCTCAAGAACCCGGTCGATATCACTCATAGTGGTCTTAACACTAATTCCCTTGGTCAAATTCTCCGTGCTATCGTTTCCGGTGGCATTACTGATTCTTTTGTTGGACTTATTCCTCATAGCTGATGGTCGCGCTATAG belongs to Eremothecium sinecaudum strain ATCC 58844 chromosome IV, complete sequence and includes:
- the LSM4 gene encoding U6 snRNA complex subunit LSM4 (Syntenic homolog of Ashbya gossypii AGL296W; Syntenic homolog of Saccharomyces cerevisiae YER112W (LSM4)), which encodes MLPLYLLTNAKGQEMFIELKNGETIEGKLTNVDNWMNLTLSNVIHTASDQSLQLPEIYLRGSFIKYIKLQDDIIDKVKQQLNSGKDGNNSGGGSNQMRDRDSGRRFTSRRENVNSSGGRAHQDYQRKRGGGNFQRRDGQYNSNSNRRSRQPQNNGPQGSQTNNGSGGFIQYHQSQYTF
- the TMN3 gene encoding Tmn3p (Syntenic homolog of Ashbya gossypii AGL295C; Syntenic homolog of Saccharomyces cerevisiae YER113C (TMN3)) — protein: MKVRFKELKLPLSWRKTAFTALKICLLFLLLERSYEGLCWVLKHGGSIYMTKHIYKTGDKVEVIVNKLERFQGGKQYGYEGLPFTCPSNRQHPLYRSIEEIFRGDRIHHSGYELTFDQDDACRVLCTRTVKPEELGNIERLIRENYKVNWLIDGVVPASTTYISSKTNTKRYDPGFSLGYIDIESGAAYINNHVMIVVRYHSIDFNKNTIIGFEVYPKSVSDETCPGGSKDYEHFEINPSTSEAVTIPFTYSVYWREDLKVDWENRQSYYITQSIAGHGESGFMHWLVISFTFVLLMALTVGFKMMLRRIERNDRAGAIASDWVNLGSRFPLLLNTLVAVGTHATFAFLGYSLFLAPIRRIHSIHPLATVMATLFIFVGPISAAKVARLLSGKVLNNEEKVTKLGIKCGFCMPISVLCFMCIINVIIWLPKGTPWRFPFLKDSCMLTIYSIICIVISLVAVKWHGSVPFAFLKLPPDLFHLKKSSFLSNFHYENHRQSIHPKEKPPIWLLNVFSCKLFTGLIPFALLYLELNYFSKHTASMLTSIYPTIAFIFAKVGILSIVIAGTSIASIYLQLVHRTDLQYSKNGSSRWARVFNMLNSWRWRTFFASGASAWYVLAYCIYHGLVILNYTDFTSIFMYIAYSTLLSALWWCSSGAIGYLACCWFLHRMINNLPKERQYNCHSL
- the CDC27 gene encoding anaphase promoting complex subunit CDC27 (Syntenic homolog of Ashbya gossypii AGL294W; Syntenic homolog of Saccharomyces cerevisiae YBL084C (CDC27)), yielding MSAVLQETISQLKHLVITHIQQLNYDSAEFFSELLYADCSCINNDNSTGGSGSEESQNRLDSMYYYALALYLQGDYHSAIHVIKDSLRSHLGCAYIYARCCLKLGNHYQEAIQSLLMLQDYWQNGVVNNTELYMYPDKATILSVLGQLSLKSHQDKESVNFLSQSLSTNSYQLEPLSILFEIRADLQTVKLFKPVKKSWKSKHLRTSNIISKPQTPFKIPSRLTTSTVAAAPNPLLSTSNVIVSTSPSMMRRSKFLNSSGNSHNPTSNNNNSNANNSNINNSLTTTASSTATANNNNNNNVQQSTPPSKLLSIDNNNTASATHPNTNTNTNNKATPENKTFTSQVQILSHNQQVHKPLDQLMYWMMKAYKSYYRYDSYRAIRLLNEQIPIHILQSMPWCLSLLSRLHFEIQNHDMALSYFNKLRRLQPTRLKDMDIYSTLLWHLHDKIRLANLCHELMAQDDKHAITWCCLGNLFSLNRDHDEAIKALKKATSLNPQFAYAYTLQGHEYSNNDAFDNAKMCYRKALAINPNHYNAHYGLGMSCIKLGQYDEALLHFEKARSINPVNVILNCCCGVALERLGRREKALDFYQLACELQPNSSLALFKKSQLLFNLGQYSNALQNFEKLEKLTPNEAPVHFLLGQLYQIVGRKKDAITQFTIAMNLDPKGIQLIKEALEKCHEQG
- a CDS encoding HDL286Cp (Syntenic homolog of Ashbya gossypii AGL293C; Syntenic homolog of Saccharomyces cerevisiae YER114C (BOI2) and YBL085W (BOI1)), which gives rise to MSITEEGLREDLQNGEAKYGTYIAINEYSKRMEDELDMKPGDKIEVITDDGEYNDGWYYGRNLSTGEEGLYPKLFTQEISIARPSAMRNKSNKRISNATGNDSTENLTKGISVKTTMSDIDRVLEELRGESLNDVNVSFAQGSSSGNTTLTNYERGSLSSHGQEVNQAEESKDEALNPGDALSWSPEQVAKYMRSVGFEDKYASKFEEHEVTGAILLELELAHLKELDITSFGTRFELHKRIEAIKEQVSNKNSNLAQRGDAGNAFGGYNKSPKLLDAAPLKHIQETRRVEVTSDKEENLMPVQEKPIPALPLKLNTTPSQLWNRRSATLRLDEPGRLREASDVVPQMRSFANTPRLRSSMIVPLEDGAVDDTFLSPRRAPIPPSYPSPVQPPKSPAFNRSTFSPSSPLGRISPFQKNGSSSNENVLKTVQSPSSLGNSFGKRIQGTQNEGANIDNMDTTELPNPYASSLQSETKMETIGSSAPPVILRKHKKSKSSGSFVELFNRISLLSSPTDDAVETFDNSEVPSSDRPTSSIYAHSANASGTQSRPSITVTTDPQTKHRRNSSIPAFISREKDQFPPSQDALLSTPQMSRRGSLSDLKLGVFDNNYSADSTRSFKKASTADVTSDVYEVEKVPTEDESSKSKERLTTFNMKSSEEQRRSVSAKEQRVPVNKYFDAREELTSKTSLSTERSGTKDSKRSLSDAVKSMKRLNGGKSLSKKQTSAFTGGIRNVSVDDSIKDADCSGWMSKKGAGTMGVWKNRFFTLHGTRLSYFSNISDTRERGLIDITSHRVLPAKEDDKFVALYAASVGKGRYCFKLVPPAPGSRKGLTFTQPKIHYFAVESKEEMRTWMAALMKATIDVDTTVPVISSCATPTVSLSRAQELFSQALEKTYKRDESMLNQEDSEEMYWEQNRRLEAEDTLNGSSSFSSSQNRRSLSNTNVGVNDNKINYSSTMPSYMDMDSPTASASTATGKNSQQFRFSFEQPTSALNNVGGYLGLDPKFLGDRI